The genomic segment ACACCGCGCTGAGCGAGGTAGACGATGAGCTCCGCGTGGAAGCGGCGGCGCTGGTCGGGCACCGGGCCGGGTGCCTCAACCGCGACCGCCCCGAGGACGCTGATGCGGGGACGGGTCTTGTCCTGCTCCCGCCACGCCCGCAAGTCCGAATCGAGCTCCGGGTCGGCTTGGCGGCGTCGCTGGCGAATCGCGGCGGTGACCTCGCGCCGCGGGACGGTGGTGACCGTACGGGTGCGCTGGATGTGGGGCACAGCGACGATGGGATCCGGCGAAGCCGACGTGTCGGCAGAAGCTGTATCCGCGTCATCGAATCTCTCTGCCGTCGCGGGCTTCCCCGCAGTAAGCAGGTCGAGAACGGAGCCGGCGGCGTCGGTGCCGTCCGCCCAAGCTTCCGGCTCGGCGGCCAACGGCGTCCGCTCGTCCGTGGCGGCCCGCGCCTGCGTCATGATCTCGATGAGCGGTTCCAGCTCACGTACGGGCAGTCCTGCTGCGGCTCCGTCTACGAGGAGGAACGGCAGGGCGAGGTGCAGCTGGCCGTCCTCGTCGATGATGGCGGTATTCGGGCCGGCGGTCGCGTGGGCTCTAGTCGTGCTGGCCACTGCGACGGCGCACCGGCCGGCGTCTTGCAGCTCCTTGCCGAGCTCATCGAGAATGCCCAGGTCGTCTTCGTCCGGATCGGCTACGAGCAGCACCTGAGGCACCCACGCCTCGCCGACGTCGATGATGCGACCGGCGAAGGTGTCAGCTGCTCCGGATGCATTCAGGGCTCCTCGCACGGCCCCGGCCCGGCGCCGCAGTCGCGCGGCTGCCTCGCCGACCGACGAGACCACACGCACACGGTCCGGGTTGAGAGCGCTCAGCAGTTCGGTCTCCCGCACCGGGAAACCGGTGACGACGACTTCGACCTCATCCGACCAGGCGTTGCAGGCCAGTTCGCAGGCGAGGTAGCGCAGCAGAGCGAGTGTGCGCTCACTGTCACCGGCGATGGTGAGGCTGCCGAGGCGTTCGAGATCGAGCAGCAGGTGCCGACCGGGCTGCGATCCGACGGCGACGAGGGTGGGCAGCGGCGCCAACTGCTCGGTGACGGCGGGCACGGTGGCGTTTGCAGGCAGGGTCCAGTGCCTGCGGTCGTCGCTCCACGGAGCGGGCGGCTCTGGGGCGGGCTCGGTGAGCACGACAGTGACGGCCTGGTCGACGATCCATGCGGCGGCGATGTCGGGTAAGGGCTGTTCCCGTTCGGCCAGTGCGGCAGCGAGGCTGCGCAGGGCGAGGTCGAGCCGGTCGACGTCGGCCGGCTGCTCGGCCACGCGCAGCGCTCGTTCCGTGGCACCCCCGCGAGGGTGCGGGAGCCGACGGCCGGGCCGACGGTGCTGGCGTTGGCGGCTTCGGCGACGAAGCACTGCGGTGAGTAACAGTGCGGAGAGCAGCCCTGCGCCGGCGAGCGATCCCAGAACGATCGCCTCGTCGGAATCGCCGTCTTCCGTTCGCTGTTCGAGGTGGTGGTCGGAATCTGAGGTGGCTGAGTCGGCGGTCGGACGTGCCGTCGCCTGCGGCGCTGACGCCATGGGCGGGCTGGCCGAGGCAGATGGGGTTACGGCAGGGGACGCGCTCGGGCGATCCGGCGTTGCCGAAGCATGCGGGGCAGATGAGCGCTGCTGGTTCTCGGCGCCGTCAGGTGGACGGGGCGCGGTCGGCTGGTCGTTGCCCTTCGGAGCGCTCGGGACCGGCTGGGTGCGTCCACCGGCCACGATCCGGCCTTGGGCGTGGTCGGCGGGGCCACGGTCGCGGGCATCCTCAGGCAGGGCGATGCGCCATCCGCGCTCGATGTGGTGCGGGAATCGGTGGTCACGATGTTCGAGATCCGGGTTGTTGGCGGCGATCTCGGAGTATCGGTCTGCGTCACCGAGGAAGCGCTCAGCCACACCGGCCAGCCAGTCGCCCCGCGCCACCTCGTACACCAGCGGTCTGGTCCTTGCGGCCGGTGGCGCCTGCGTCGACGTGGTCAGGGCGGCCGGGGAGGTGACCACTGGAATCCGCAGCGTCCAACCGGCGTAGACCCGGGTGTTGCCTAGCTGGAGGCTCCGCCCGTCCGGCTGTGCGAGACCGTTGTTGACCTCGGCCAGGCGCTGCCAGGACAGGTTGTACCGCTCGGCGATGTCGAGCAGGCTCTCCCCACGCTCCACCGAATGCTCGAGGTAGCCGACGGCGGCCGGGGCGTCCATCGGCACGGCCGTAAGCGGTGCCGACGCTTCCGGAGTCGCGTGGTCGGGGGCAGCCACGGCAGGGCTGGCGATGGCGGCGGGCACCGCGGCCGATGCCAGGGCTGGCGCGGCGAGCGCCCCGAGAATGGCGGCCACCAGCGCAGCTGCGGCACGCTGCTGCAATCGGGTCCCGGGGATCCGGGCAGTGTTGCGCGGGACCCGTCCATGCCGTCGTCCCCGCAGTTGCGCGACGGTCTCCATGACCAGTGCGACCAGGAACGTGACCCAGGTCCACGCGGCCAAGACCGCCGCGACCCAGCCGATCAGCGCCAACGTCTGCAGGAACAGGTCTCCGTTGTCCCGGCTGCTGAGCGCGTGCCAGATCTGACCAGCCGCGGTGCTCGGATCGTCCGCGAGGGCGGTGAGCCACCCGCCGATCCGGGGCAGTGGATTGCCTGCGGCCCAGACGAAGAGAACCGGCAAAGCGACGACCACCGCGACCACGGCGACGGCGCCGATGCCGGCGAGGACCTGCCGGCCACGGCCGGTCGTGGGTGCGGTGCGTGCCACGGCTGCTCCTTCTCGGGCTGCTATTGAGCGATCAGGGTCGCGGTCGCCCGGCCGGTGGCCGTCGTGCCCGATCCCCCGCCGAAAAGATCGAGCAGGATCGGGTTGTAGGTGACGGTGACCGTGACGGTGAGCTGCTGGGCGCTATCGACGGTGACGCTTCCGGAAACCCCGTCGAGGTCGCCGAGGTAGGCCTGAACGGCGGTAGCGGCGACCAAAGGGTCGATCTCCTTGGTGCCACCATCGATGGCCTGGCCGGCCTTGATGGCCTGTCCGCCAGCGCGGGCCGCCTCGGCGGCGATGTTGTCGGCGCGTTGGTACGCCCGCACCTTGGCGCCACCGTCGACGACGAGGCCGATCAAGGCGAGAAAGGCCGGCGCGAGGACGGCGAACCAGATGGTGACCCGACCATCGTCGTCGCCCAGCCGGCGCTTGAGGGCGGTCATGCTCTGCTCCGGTAGGTGTCCAACGGGCTGGTGAAAGAGGCGCTGAGTGGCACGGTGCCCGGCATGCCGGGCAGCGCGACGTCGGAGAAGGTGGCGGTGCAGGTGACCGTGGCGGTAACGGTGGCGGGTTGCCCGACGGGAACGCCGAAGCCTGCGGTGGAAGCCGTGACGTTCAGGCCGGTGCAGCTCAGCCCTTGGGCGTCAAGGGTCGAGTTGGCCGCGGCCAGCGCCTGCGCGTTCGCCTCGCCGGCGGTACGGGCAAGGGAGGCCGTGCGGGCGGCGTCGTAGGCGGACGCTTCGAGCGCTTGGCGGGCGAGGTTCACCCGGCCACCGATGACGGCACCGGCGAACAACGCCAGGATGGCCGGCGCCACGACCGCCATCTCGATGCTCACCGAGCCCCGCTGACCGCGAATCCCCCGGGATTTCATGGGGCTGTGGGCCGCTCGACGGGACCGTGCGCGGACTTGGTGATCGTCCAGCTGAGCCCGGGTAGCACCGTAATCGCCTGACCGGTAACCGTCACTCGTACTTCCGTTCCGGTGCGGGTGACGACTACCTGTTCGTTCTCCAGCCCGGCCCCGCCAGCCGCTAGGAAGGCTGTGGCCCGCGCCTCGCCAGCTGCGGCGGTGGACTGGTAACCACGGGCGGCGTTGACCCCTTGGGTGGCAGCGCCCAGCGCGATGGACTGGGCGAAGAAGATCAACCCCGTCTGGACGACGGCGAAGGTCAGCAGAATCATCGGCAGCGCGACGATGGCGAACTCCACCGGTGAGCTGCCTCGGTCCTGGAGACACCAGCCGACCCGCCCGCGCCTCGCTCGGCGCGGGCGGACGGTGCGCTGTTTCCGGGTCACGGCTGGGTTGGGATAAGGGCGACCCAGCCGTTGGCGACGGCGACGATCGCCCCGGCGACGACCACGGCGCCGGCTACGAGGATCGCGGTGATGACGGCGGTGCCGACCGGGCTGTCGCCTCGCTCGGCCTCCGCTGGATCGGTCAGGTGTTGCCAGCGCGTTGCCAGGTAGGCGAGGACGGCGTGGATGGTGTGCATGGCGGTTCCCTCCGTGTGTGGGTGTTTCCGGGGTCAGCGGATGAACAGGCGGGCCATGAACGGGTAGCCGATGAGGACGAGGAGCACGAGGATCAGTGCCGCAGCGGGAATGTCGAGCTTGTTGGTGCGGAGTTCGGCCTGGGCGAGCGCCTCGGTGCGGATCCGGTCCCGCATCGAGTCGGCTCGGGCGCGCAGAGTCTGGTGGACGTTGGCACCCTCGCTCCCGGCGGTACGCATGATGTCCGCGAGATCGCCCAGCTCGATGACCTCGATGTCGCGGGCGAGAACCTTCAGTTCGTCCCAGGGGGGCCGCAGCTGCAGCTGGGCACTGAGCAGCGCTTCCCGGATCCGGGCGAAGACCCAGCCGTGGCAGACGCTGGCTGCTCGGTTCAGGGACTCCACCGGACCGTGGCCGCCGAGGACCTGATGGGCGGCGAGGTCCAGGTAGGTGCACATGGCTCGGCTGAATTCGGCCCGGGCGACGGCGGCCTTGGACACCACTTCCCGGTGCGCCAGTGCCGCGCCGGCCAGCGCGGCGGCGATGGTCCCGCCCACGGGGATGACGACGGGGATCGGCAGCCGCAGCACCGCAACCAGGATGGTGATGAGTGCGGGCAGGATGAGGCAGAACAGCGCCGACAGCCCGAGGGTGAGGAAGTACTGGTCGGTGCTGCGGTTCAGCAGCCGCAGGTCGGCGTGCGGCACCGCGAGGCGGCGTCGCAGCCAGCTGATGCCGGCTGGCGTGTTACTCGCGGTGGTCAGCGGGTGGAGCCGTCGAAGCGCGGGGCCCAGCGCCGGCGGGGCGGGGATCAGCTGTACGACCAACAGGAACACTCCGAGGCCGGTCATCGCACCGGCGATCACCATGACGGTGAGGTAGCCGTTGTTCATGCCGCCGCTCCCAGCGTCTGGGCCCCGGCCGGCGGTAGCAGCCGCTCCCGCTTGGGCGGCAGGCTGAGCTTGCGAACCGCGGTCATGAGCACGACGTACAGCGCGGCGAGGAACAGCAGAACCATCTGCCCGAGCACGCTGCTGTACGGCTGCAGGTAGTGCGGGTTGATCGCTCCGTACGCCAGCAGCAGGATGGTCATGCCGGTCAGGAACCGGACGGCGAAGCGTGGACCCTCGCGCTTGGCGTCCACCGTCGAGCGCATTTCGATCTCGGCGGCGATGGATCGGCTGATCCCGGTCAGCACCTCGTGCAGACCGTCTCCCCGGTCGGTGACGTGCAGCATCAGCGGGGCGATGACCTGGTCGGCGGTGTAGTCGTTGAGGTCGTCGGCCATCTGCTGCAGGGCGCCGATCGGGTCGCCGCTGCCTTGCAGACGAGCCGCCAGGTCGCGGACTTCCTGCTCGATCAGCTGCGGTGCTGTCGTAGCGGTCGCGACGACCGCCTGCTGCAGGCCGATACCCCGGGCGACGATGTCGGCCAACCGGCGAGTCCAGGCCTCCACCGCCTCCAGCCGGGCGATGGCCTGCTTCTCGGCGCGACCAGCGGCGAACAGCCACGGCACGCCGGGCACCGCGATGCCAATGATCATCCCGGCGGCGGGCCAGCCGGTCAGCAGCCAGGTCAGCGCACCGGCAGCGGACGCCGTCACCACCTTGATCTGATGAGCACGTTGTTCCCGACGCGTTCGTCCAGGGCCGGTCCACCATCGGTGGGCCCGCTGTTCCAGCACCGACGGCGGCCGGGGCGGCCGGGTAGTCCCCGTGACGCCGAGGACACCCACAACCGCCCCGGAGACGGCGAGCATGCCCGCCAGCACGGCGGCAAGGTCGAGTAGGCTCATGGCCGCCTCGTCAGCGTGTCGAGACGGTTGGTCCAGGCGCCGCGGTTGTGCTCCCCCTGCTGGATGTAGCCGGTGAGTTGGCGTGGGTCATAGCCGACCCGCAGCAGGGGTTCGAGCAGCCGCTCCGGCAGGTGCCGGGGTACGGCTCGTCCGTCCCGGCCCGGTCCGAAGACCTGGGTGGTGACGAGCTGGTCGCCGCTCATCCCGCCCACCTCGAGGACCTCCGAGACGTACCGGTGTTTGCGCCCGCCGAGCTTGGTCTCGTCCTCGACGCTGACGTACACGATCAGGTCGATGGCACCCGCTGCCATCCGCCGCGCCAGTTCGGCGGTCATCTCGGGTCCGTGCTGCAGTGCCAGCTCAATGACGCGGTCCATCACGGCGCGGGGGTGCCGGGCGTGGATGGTGCAGAGCGACCCCTTACTGGTGGCCATGGCCTGCAGCATCGGCACGATCTCGCGGGACCGGACCTCGCCGACGATGATCCGTTGTACGGACATCCGTAGGGTCAGCGGAATCATGTCCATGATCGTGACCTCGCCGGCGGGCCGGCCGTCGGGGCCTCGGGATCCGTGGCCTTCCCGGGACTCGAGGCTCATCGCCCATCGGTGCCGTCCGGTGGTGTGCAGACCGAGCTCGCGAGACTCCTCCAAGGTGACGAACTGCTCCCGGTCGGGGATCTCCCGGGCCAGACCGCGCAGCAGGGTGGTCTTTCCGGCATCGGCCAGTCCGGCCACCATGATGTTGAGGCCGGCGGCCATGGCTGCCTTAAGGAACTGACAGATCAGGTCGTCCATGGCGCCGTACCGATCGCGGAGGTCCTCCAGGCTGACGTCCATCAGGGTGTGCCGGCGGATGGCCGCGTAGGGCCGTACCGAAACCTGCATGAGCACGGTCAGGCGGCTACCGTCGGGCAGTTGCATGTCCAGCCACGGCTTAGTCGAGGACAACGACCGCTCGGTCGCTCCGGCACGCATCGCCAGGACCTGGAACATGTCGATCAGTTCCTTGTCGGTCTCGGCGACCGGCTCGCCCACCGTGATCCGCCCGTCGGTGTGCTCGATACGCACGTTGTCGCAGCCGAGGATGTGAACGTTGACGATGTCCGGACGATCGAGCAGCTGCTGAAGGCGCCCCAGGCCGAACATGTCGGCGGCGACCGCGTCGAGCAGCGCGTCTTCCTCCGCTTGCGAGATCGGCTGACCGGC from the Micromonospora sp. WMMA1947 genome contains:
- a CDS encoding ATPase, T2SS/T4P/T4SS family, producing the protein MRTWHLRHREESAVPDERRHGGPTWPAAVDRVATNGHRWPTNGTPAVSRPNPEQAAAAEQQPGPVSIDYTAVRLLRARVSAELTVALRETPNVSTDHRQAEAERIAARLVRDHVDTLHQAGQPISQAEEDALLDAVAADMFGLGRLQQLLDRPDIVNVHILGCDNVRIEHTDGRITVGEPVAETDKELIDMFQVLAMRAGATERSLSSTKPWLDMQLPDGSRLTVLMQVSVRPYAAIRRHTLMDVSLEDLRDRYGAMDDLICQFLKAAMAAGLNIMVAGLADAGKTTLLRGLAREIPDREQFVTLEESRELGLHTTGRHRWAMSLESREGHGSRGPDGRPAGEVTIMDMIPLTLRMSVQRIIVGEVRSREIVPMLQAMATSKGSLCTIHARHPRAVMDRVIELALQHGPEMTAELARRMAAGAIDLIVYVSVEDETKLGGRKHRYVSEVLEVGGMSGDQLVTTQVFGPGRDGRAVPRHLPERLLEPLLRVGYDPRQLTGYIQQGEHNRGAWTNRLDTLTRRP
- a CDS encoding TadE/TadG family type IV pilus assembly protein — its product is MKSRGIRGQRGSVSIEMAVVAPAILALFAGAVIGGRVNLARQALEASAYDAARTASLARTAGEANAQALAAANSTLDAQGLSCTGLNVTASTAGFGVPVGQPATVTATVTCTATFSDVALPGMPGTVPLSASFTSPLDTYRSRA
- a CDS encoding TadE/TadG family type IV pilus assembly protein, with amino-acid sequence MTALKRRLGDDDGRVTIWFAVLAPAFLALIGLVVDGGAKVRAYQRADNIAAEAARAGGQAIKAGQAIDGGTKEIDPLVAATAVQAYLGDLDGVSGSVTVDSAQQLTVTVTVTYNPILLDLFGGGSGTTATGRATATLIAQ
- a CDS encoding type II secretion system F family protein encodes the protein MSLLDLAAVLAGMLAVSGAVVGVLGVTGTTRPPRPPSVLEQRAHRWWTGPGRTRREQRAHQIKVVTASAAGALTWLLTGWPAAGMIIGIAVPGVPWLFAAGRAEKQAIARLEAVEAWTRRLADIVARGIGLQQAVVATATTAPQLIEQEVRDLAARLQGSGDPIGALQQMADDLNDYTADQVIAPLMLHVTDRGDGLHEVLTGISRSIAAEIEMRSTVDAKREGPRFAVRFLTGMTILLLAYGAINPHYLQPYSSVLGQMVLLFLAALYVVLMTAVRKLSLPPKRERLLPPAGAQTLGAAA
- a CDS encoding type II secretion system F family protein translates to MNNGYLTVMVIAGAMTGLGVFLLVVQLIPAPPALGPALRRLHPLTTASNTPAGISWLRRRLAVPHADLRLLNRSTDQYFLTLGLSALFCLILPALITILVAVLRLPIPVVIPVGGTIAAALAGAALAHREVVSKAAVARAEFSRAMCTYLDLAAHQVLGGHGPVESLNRAASVCHGWVFARIREALLSAQLQLRPPWDELKVLARDIEVIELGDLADIMRTAGSEGANVHQTLRARADSMRDRIRTEALAQAELRTNKLDIPAAALILVLLVLIGYPFMARLFIR
- a CDS encoding TadE family protein, encoding MEFAIVALPMILLTFAVVQTGLIFFAQSIALGAATQGVNAARGYQSTAAAGEARATAFLAAGGAGLENEQVVVTRTGTEVRVTVTGQAITVLPGLSWTITKSAHGPVERPTAP
- a CDS encoding LysM peptidoglycan-binding domain-containing protein, producing MARTAPTTGRGRQVLAGIGAVAVVAVVVALPVLFVWAAGNPLPRIGGWLTALADDPSTAAGQIWHALSSRDNGDLFLQTLALIGWVAAVLAAWTWVTFLVALVMETVAQLRGRRHGRVPRNTARIPGTRLQQRAAAALVAAILGALAAPALASAAVPAAIASPAVAAPDHATPEASAPLTAVPMDAPAAVGYLEHSVERGESLLDIAERYNLSWQRLAEVNNGLAQPDGRSLQLGNTRVYAGWTLRIPVVTSPAALTTSTQAPPAARTRPLVYEVARGDWLAGVAERFLGDADRYSEIAANNPDLEHRDHRFPHHIERGWRIALPEDARDRGPADHAQGRIVAGGRTQPVPSAPKGNDQPTAPRPPDGAENQQRSSAPHASATPDRPSASPAVTPSASASPPMASAPQATARPTADSATSDSDHHLEQRTEDGDSDEAIVLGSLAGAGLLSALLLTAVLRRRSRQRQHRRPGRRLPHPRGGATERALRVAEQPADVDRLDLALRSLAAALAEREQPLPDIAAAWIVDQAVTVVLTEPAPEPPAPWSDDRRHWTLPANATVPAVTEQLAPLPTLVAVGSQPGRHLLLDLERLGSLTIAGDSERTLALLRYLACELACNAWSDEVEVVVTGFPVRETELLSALNPDRVRVVSSVGEAAARLRRRAGAVRGALNASGAADTFAGRIIDVGEAWVPQVLLVADPDEDDLGILDELGKELQDAGRCAVAVASTTRAHATAGPNTAIIDEDGQLHLALPFLLVDGAAAGLPVRELEPLIEIMTQARAATDERTPLAAEPEAWADGTDAAGSVLDLLTAGKPATAERFDDADTASADTSASPDPIVAVPHIQRTRTVTTVPRREVTAAIRQRRRQADPELDSDLRAWREQDKTRPRISVLGAVAVEAPGPVPDQRRRFHAELIVYLAQRGVRGASAEQLTDALWPDQQVKDASRRVAITRARRWLGETPDGTAWLPEMGADRLYRLESGYLLDWHLFRRLRSRGESRGAGGVKDLRAALELVRGVPLDGAERAYAAGARNPFTWLPESDIYPGHLTSAIVDTAHELAGLYLDAGDITGARWAVQQAWLADPERGDDGPWHDILRAAHAEGHTAELRNLLGELMRVREAEVPEDLAPVTYALLRELLPDLLAATSGAG